The genomic segment GCGCCGGTTCCCATCTTTCCGGCGGTGAACGCCAGCGGATTGCCATCGCCCGCGCCATGCTGAAAAATGCGCCGGTTGTCATTTTGGATGAGGCAACTGCCTATATCGACCCAGAGAATGAGGCGCTGGTGCAGAAAGCCATTTCCACTTTAACTGTCGGCAAGACCCTGATTGTGATCGCACACCGGCTGTCTACCATTGTTGGCGCAGATAACATCGTTGTGGTGAAGGATGGAACCATCCACGCACAGGGTACGCATGAGAAGCTGCTGGAAACCTGCCCCCTCTACCGGGATATGTGGCAGGCGCACATCGGCGCGAAAGACCAGATGTAAGGGGGTGTTGTCAGATGTATGGAACATTGAAAAAAATCTTTGCTTTTGCAGGCAGCAAAAAGGGGCTTCTAAAAAAATCCCTGTTATTCTCATTCCTGTCCGGGCTGTTTTCAGCCATGCAGTTTGCCGCCCTCTTTGTAGTGATCGGCGCGGTAGTATCTGACAACCGGGACGGAAAGTTTATCTGCATTTCGCTGGGAATTATGGCCGTTTCCCTCATTGGGCGTATCATCACGACCTATTTTTCCACGATGGAGCAGACGGAAACCGGCTATTGCATGGTGGCGGAAAAGCGTATCCACATCGGAGATCGGCTGCGCTACATCCCGATGGGCTACTTCAACAAGAATAGTATCGGGAATATTACCGCCATTGTCACAACAACTTTGGGTGATGTAGAGAACTCAGCAGCCCGTGTCCTGGTGTCAGTGCTGGGCGGTTTTTTCAACTCGGTTGCCCTCGTCATCGTCCTGTTGGTATTTGACTGGCGGATCGGTCTTGTGGCCGCTGCCGGTGTTCTGATTTACCTTGCGGCGGCGGAACTGGCGCTTCGCAAATCTGCCGCGCTCAGCGGGGTACGCCAGCACACACAGGAGTCCCTTGTGGAGTCTGTGTTGGAGTACATTCAGGGGATGGGGATTGTCAAAGCATTTGGACTGGAACAGGACAGCACGCAGTCTATCGGCAGTGCAATTAAGGCGAGCTGCCGGGATAACCTGAAATTGACAAAGGCCAGCGTTCCCTATGACGCTATCAAACAGGCTGTTGTCCGAGTGTTCAGCGTCCTGTTGCTTTTGGCCTCGGTCTGGTTCTGGCTGGACGGCTCCCTGCCGCTGGCCTACGGTCTGATTTTGGTGATTGCTTCTTTCATGGTGTTCAACGATTTGGAGAACGCCGGGAATATGGCCTCTTTGCTGCAAATGCTGGCGGCCTCGATGGATACGGCAAACTCCATTGATGACACGCCGGTAATGGACGAGAAAGGCGCTGATATTACGCCGAAGTCCAGCGAGATCGTGTTTAACAAGGTGGATTTTTCCTACGCAGACCGTAAGATATTAGATCAGGTCAGCTTTACCATTACCGAAAAAACGACTACGGCCATTGTCGGCCCTTCCGGGGCAGGAAAGACAACGATGTGCAACCTGATTGCACGTTTTTGGGATGTGAATGCCGGGAAGATTACCATAGGCGGTACGGATGTACGGGATTTCAAGCTGGACAGCCTGATGAAGAATATCTCGATGGTGTTCCAGAGCGTGTACCTCTTTGCAGATACGATTGAGAACAATATCAAGTTTGGCTGCCCGGACACTACCCATGAGCAGGTGGTTGAAGCGGCGAAAAAGGCTTGCTGTCATGACTTTATTTCTGCCCTGCCAGATGGCTATGACACCGTGATTGGCGAGGGCGGCGGCACTTTGTCCGGAGGCGAGAAACAGCGGATTTCCATCGCCCGCGCCATGCTGAAGGACGCACCTATCATCATTTTGGACGAGGCAACAAGCAGCGTTGACCCGGAGAATGAGGATGAATTGCAGCGGGCTATCGAGGCATTGACCCATGACAAGACCATTATCATGATTGCCCACCGTCTGAAAACGGTCCGCGACGCCGATCAGATCCTTGTACTGGACAATGCACACATTATCCAGCGCGG from the Blautia wexlerae DSM 19850 genome contains:
- a CDS encoding ABC transporter ATP-binding protein, which produces MYGTLKKIFAFAGSKKGLLKKSLLFSFLSGLFSAMQFAALFVVIGAVVSDNRDGKFICISLGIMAVSLIGRIITTYFSTMEQTETGYCMVAEKRIHIGDRLRYIPMGYFNKNSIGNITAIVTTTLGDVENSAARVLVSVLGGFFNSVALVIVLLVFDWRIGLVAAAGVLIYLAAAELALRKSAALSGVRQHTQESLVESVLEYIQGMGIVKAFGLEQDSTQSIGSAIKASCRDNLKLTKASVPYDAIKQAVVRVFSVLLLLASVWFWLDGSLPLAYGLILVIASFMVFNDLENAGNMASLLQMLAASMDTANSIDDTPVMDEKGADITPKSSEIVFNKVDFSYADRKILDQVSFTITEKTTTAIVGPSGAGKTTMCNLIARFWDVNAGKITIGGTDVRDFKLDSLMKNISMVFQSVYLFADTIENNIKFGCPDTTHEQVVEAAKKACCHDFISALPDGYDTVIGEGGGTLSGGEKQRISIARAMLKDAPIIILDEATSSVDPENEDELQRAIEALTHDKTIIMIAHRLKTVRDADQILVLDNAHIIQRGTHAELIRQKGLYADFVSARQEAIGWKLAQ